Genomic segment of Prionailurus viverrinus isolate Anna chromosome B4, UM_Priviv_1.0, whole genome shotgun sequence:
GAGAGATGGACAAGTCTTCCAGATGGTCTCGGGGCAGTTCCTGCTGTGCGTGTGGAATGGGAAGGCcagtgagggggcagagagagaggtctgACCCCAATACCTGAGGGCACTAACTTCCTCATCCTTCCCACTTCTCAGCTGAAGAAGCTGGACCTGGCAGCCGCCGCAGCACACACCTTCTTTGTAGCAAACCCAACACACCTCCAGATGCGGGAGGACATGGCCAAGTACAGACGTATGTCTAGGGTGCGGCCCCAGAGCTTCCGGGACCTGGAGACTCCCCCATACTGGGTGAGACCCTTTGACTGGCTGGGTCCATGGGGCTCACTGGGCTCTGACCTGTGTAGCTCAGGTGTCAGGAGATGCGTGTCCTCAGTAACCCTGGATGGAGAGTCCCTCTCTGGGACTTAGCTTTCTTCCTGAGGATCACTCAAGTCCTGTGTTCTACCATTCCGATCCTGAGACCCACCCTATATTCCCCAAGGTGAAGTGGGGTCTGGAGTCCATGCCCCAAATGAGACCAACGCCCCGCCCCTTCTTTCTACCCCCCAATCTTGTTTGGCACCCTGCCCCCAGGATCTCGGGTGAccgcccacccccctccccgacaGGCAGCCTATGACGATGGCCTGGAGCTTCTGGGGCGGCAGGAAGCAGGACTGGCACTGCCCCGGCTAGAGGAGGCCCTGCAGGAGAGCCTGGCCCAGGTGGAGAGCTGCCGGGCTGGCTGCGAGGGGCCTGAGGAGCagcaaagggaggaagaggaggtggaAGGGACTGGAGGCCAGGGGGGCCTCTATGAGACCATTGCAGGTAAGGAGCTGGGGGTTCGTGGTGCCACGGAGAGAGGCATCACAAGCTGAATGGTTCACCTGTGTCCTCTGCAGGGCACTGGATTCGGGTCCTACAGTGCCGGCAGCGCTGTGTGGGGGACACAGCCACACGTCCTGGCCGCAGCTTCCCTGTCCCTGACTTCCTTCCCGGCCAGCTGAGGCGGCTGCACGAGGCCCATGCTCAGGGTCAGTTGGGGAAGGGTGACTGGGGTTGGAAACAGGGGAAGTGAAGGTTTGCCTCTGATGGTATCCTGAGCCCCATCTCTGCATCCCTCCCATCTGTCTCTGGATCTCTAGTCGGTCAGGGCTCCGTGGGGACCATCACTTCAGGAGAACTCTCATTTGCTCTCCTTTGGCGCCGTGGTGGAAAGCTCGGGAGATGGGTCACAGGGCTCCTTCTGCCCTTGCTGCTTCTCACCTTCCTTtaatctctcctctcttcctcccctttgaACTCTGCCTGTACAGCTCAGGTATGTTTGAGTAAGCTTTGGAAAGAAGCAATGGATGAGTGTGCCTGCCAGGGGAATGGGGGCTCTGGAGTTGTTTGGCATTGGGAGACCACCTTCTCTGGCTCGGCCTCTGTCTCCCCgtcttctctgcctctgcccagggatcactgcccttctcagtctctgggccccgcccccaccctcttgctctgtctccaGTGGGGAATCTGTCCCAGGCTATGGAAAATGTCCTGAGTGTCCTGCTCTTCTACCCGGAAGATGAGGCTGCCAAGAAGGCTCTGAACCAGTATCAGGCCCAGCTGGGAGAGCCGAGACCTGGCCTCGGGCCAAGAGAGGTAACCCTCTGCTCCATCCTTACTCTGTGAGGTAACCCGAAATCAAATATACCTGCGGAGTCACCCAGACTCTGTCTCCCCATCTGGTCCACTACAGGCAACCCCAGATCCGCATCGGACTTGTCTccgctccctgccccccacttcaGACTCTCCTTCCCGAGTCCATGTGCCAGCCATCCCCCTTCCCTGAACTTCACCACTCCTTGCCCCTGCCTTATGTGTCCTCCTGTGCACGCACACagatgcgcgcacacacacacactcctccccccaccatcctCCTGCCTTAACTTCCCTGCCCCACTCTCCTTGTCTCACCCCCTTCTCCCTGCTGCCCACCCTGCCTCAGGACATCCGGCAATTCATCCTTCGATCCTTGGGGGAGAAGAGACAGCTCTACTATGCCATGGAGCACCTGGGGACCAGCTTCAAGGATCCTGTgagtatctccctttctctccatcctacCCTTCATTGCGCCCCCAGGAGGAGGAGAACAGTGATGCCCTCCATTTGTTTCCCACCCTCCCTGGGAGGCTTGGAGAGGAGTCTGCATTCCCAGTTTTTCAGGGACAGAGGCAGGTACCTGTAGTAGAGGGCAGCTTTGGGGTCACGCAGGCCTAGGTGTTGGTCTCTTCTCTGCCATAAACAAGCTCTGGACCCTCACTCGCctcagcctcaatttccttacctgtaaaatgggaacatcACACCTGTCTCATGGGACTCTTGAAACCATAGCACTAGCTAGAAATTAGAGAAAGTTCCGTTGCTGCTGCTTTCGTTACTATTCTTTTTATTGTAGTCATACGAGGAAACGAAAGGGCAGAGTTTTGTTCATTGCTAGGATGATAGCATAAAGCAGGTTTTCTCAACCTTCTTGGCACCATTGACTTTTTTGACTTGATAATTCTTTGTAGGGGAGCAGAAGGGGGCTTTCCTAGGCATTGTAGAATGTTCAGCAGCTCCCTTGGCCTCTACCCAATAGATGTCAATAGCACTTTCTGAGTCATGACcatcaaaaatgtttccagacattgccaaatgccccTGTGGGGCAGAATCTCCTTGTTTGAGATCCTCTGGTTCAAAGCATAGCCTCTAAAGCTAGTTtagtatgtatgcatgtatggatggatggattttaagaaggctccacacccaacatggggctggacctcaggaccccaagatcaagagtcgcatgctttactgactgagccactaggtgcccctCTAAAGCTAGTTTGAGTCTCAACTCTGTCAccaactagctgtgtgatcttgggcatgtTACTCTACTTCTCTGTGtcttagagtctttttttttttttttttaatgtttgtttatttttgagagagagacagagagacagacacagagcatgagcaggggaggggcagagagagagggagacacagaatctgaagcaagctccaggctctgagctgtcagcacagagcccgactcagggctcaaacccacgaacctcaagatcgtggcctgagctgaagttggacactcaactgactgagccacccaggtgcccctgtctttttttttttttttaagttttattatttattttgagagagacagacagagagagagagagaaagagagcccatgagcaggggaggggcagagagaatcccaaacaggctccacactgtcagtgcagagcccaatgtggggctcaaactcaagaaccgtgagatcatgacctgagctggaatgaggagttgggacacttaactggctgagccacctggaCACTCCTTAGagtcttcaactgtaaaatgggcacaTTAAGACAAGGTGTTTCTTAagattggagcacctgggtggctcagtcggttgagcatctgacttcggcttgggtcatgatctcacggtttgtgagttcgggccctgtgtcgggctctgctgacagcttagagcctggagcctgcttcggattctgtgtctccctctctctctgcccctcccctgttcacgttttgtgtctcttgcttgctctctcaaaaacgaataaatgttaaaaaatttttttttaataaaaggtgtTTCATAAGACTATTGTGGACATTAAACAATAAAGTTTCATGTAGTCCACTTTTGTGTATAAAGTTGTTAGAACAGCACCTGACAAATAGTTCTATGTAAGCAGTTGTTGTTGTTACAGAGTTTGGCCCAGCACCCAGGGCTCCTGACAATGAGTCTGGGGCTTTTCTCACCTCTACCTTCCTCTCTGAAAGTTCAGAGTCTAATGTCAGGGGTTCAGGCTGGATGTGGTGGGTGATGGTGCTTTTCCTAACTGTCCCAGGATTCCTGGACCCCAGCAGCTGTCATCCCAGAGGCACTTAGAGAAAAGCTCAGGTAGGAGATGCCCTGTGGTGGGAGTGGCCTGGCCTGAGCTGGAAGGTGAGGGAGGGGTCCTGGAAGGTCTGGATTGGCCTGTGCATCCACTGAGTATGTCTCTCACCCCTGAGAGAGGATCAAGAGAAGAGGCCTTGGGACCATGAGCCGCCACAGCCAAAGCCCTTGACCCACTGGAAGGGTAAGTTCCCAGGAGAGCAGGAAGCAGGAGCCGAGAGGGCCCAGGGGCCGCCAGCTACTGCTGGGTCTACCCCCAGGGGGCGCTCAACGCTCTCTGTCCTGTTCCTTCCCCTGCAGATGTCCTCCTCCTGGAGGGAGTCACCCTGACCCAGGATGCAAGACAGCTGAATGGGTCAGAACGGGCTGTGTTGGACGGGCTGCTCACCCCAGCTGAGTGTGGGCTGCTGCTGCAGCTGGCCAAGGTAAGAAGACCTGTGAGTAGGCACTGTTGGCTAGTTAGGGACCTCAGGCTCAGCACACCCAGCCTGCCCCCTGTTCTGCCATCTCTGGTTCTCCAGGGGCCCTGCGCCTGCCACTACCTCGCCGCTGTGGACAAGTTCCCTTCCTCTTAGctgaggtggggtgggtggaCCCTCTTTACAAAGGAATTTTGCTAGAAAttgataggaagaacaaaacaaaaaccatgaagGGATAAAAAAGGGTGAGTGTGCGGGGGAGGATTCCTTGATTAGCCGAGAGTTTAATTATCGGCTTGGCTGATAGCTTAGCAGACGCACAGGCGTCTTCTTCCATCCATTGTATCCCCTGCTCGTTTGGGTTGAATGATCCATATTCACCAGGTTGAGTCTCAGTGTGCCTTCCACACACACTCACTGAGTATCTGCTGTGCACTCAGAACTACTGGGTTACAGGGGGAGGTAGATGAACGTGGACCTGCCTTCAGGACCTCACTGCATAGAGAAAGAatcagacacagagacacataatTAGAGCAAGGGGTAAGTTTGCTACATGTACCCATCCAAACAGAAGCACCAAAATGCAAAGTCACAGAAGGCTTActgggtggagggaggtgggctggCATTTGAGCTCAGTCTTAAGGATGAGTtaacaagcagagaaggggaagaaagccAGGCTGGAAGGGAGAAGGACAGGGGGTACTCTGGCAAGTGCAGTAGAGCGCGGGAGTTAAGAGCATGGGACAGTGATTACCTGGGTGAGTTCACGCGGTGTATTTTAATGTCTCTGAGCCTAGTTTCTTGagctgtaaaacagggataaagGCAGTGGTTCttttagggttgttgtgaggtAGTACATGGTAAAGGTGTTAGAAGAATATAAAAAGTGCTTAGGGTTAGccattatctattatctatctattatctattatcgcTATTATCAGGCTGTGGATCATCCAGAAGAGGTCCAGGGGAGAGAACCCAAAGGTGGAGGTACAGAAGAGACGGCGAAGGGCCTCCTGTACCCTACCAGGGAGTTTGTAGGTGGTGGACAGCTTATTGGAGAATTTAAGGAGGGGTTGAGCAGGGTCCTGAGTCACCATCCTGCAGAATTGGTAGATCCCTCTAGTGGCACTGTGGAGAATGCAGTGGGCGAGGAAAGTAAGGGGAGAGGCTTCTGGGGTGATGCAAGCATGCCACTGCCTTAGGTTAGATCTTCATTGCAAGGAAatggagagaggggacagatgagaaaatatttagaaagtcaAAGATAGAGAAGTTCAGGACTAAAGGATAGAGTCAGGGATAACTCCCAAGTATCGgactttctttctgttccttcatcaCGCTGTATTCATTCaggcctcaggacctttgcacttactATTTCTGCAGCCTGGAACATTTTCTCTCTCACATGTTGAAGTGGCTCCTTCAtaccatttgcttttttttttttttaatttttttttaatgtttatttatttttgagacagagagagacagagcatgaatggaggaggggcagagagagagggagacacagaatcggaagcaggctccaggctctgagccatcagcccagagcctgacgcggggctcgaactcacagaccgcgagatcgtgacctgagctgaagtcggaggcttaaccgactgagccacccaggcgccccataccatTTGCTTTCAATTTGGATGTCATCTCATCAATTAGCTGTCCCCTAACCACTGCCTGGGTACTCTCAAGGTTGAAACCccgttttaattttcttttctttcttttttttttaaattttttaatgtttattttatttttgagggagagagagacagagcatgcacagaggaggggcagagagagagagagtcacagaatcggaagcaggcttcaggctctgagctgtcagcacagagcccaacacagggcttgaactcacaaactatgagattgtgacctgagccaaagctgacgcttaaccgactgggccacatAGATGCCTCcgtttttttctttataccacTTGTCACCATCTGAATTGATctggtttgtttattcatttattatctcaACATATGAACTGCATGAGAGCAGGGACCTTTTCATGTTCACAGTTGTGtactcagtgcctagaacagtgcctgacatatagtaagcactcagtacaaatttgttgaatgaataaatacaaggAGAGAAGGTTAGATGGCTTGAGTGACCATGGAGTTTATATGCAGGGTTACAGGTAGTGGTTTCAAAAAGCAaccaaaagaataggtgttaggAAAAGGACATCCAAATACCGGGAGACCCCCAGGTAATGAGACTCGCATAGGTGGTTGGGTAATTGGGACTCAGCATCAAGGGTCCTCACGTTCTCCAAGAGTGTGTCAGGTGGGAAAAGGTCAGAGACCTGCTGTCTCCCCACCTTGAGCTGGTTGGGACCTTGCCTGACTATCAAACCTCCTGCTAGGGCCTTGTTTCTGGAGAGACTCCTGTATTATTAGCTCATCAGGAGTGAATGCTCTAGCCCTTCCTGCCCCGCTTCCCCAACAGCCCTTAGCCTCTCAGAGGCCCCTTCCCCACTGTAGGAAACTCTCCAGCGTTCTGGGCGTAGAAGCCCCGGTGAGTGGGATTCCATATCTTTACCAGAGAGTGACAATACAGACATGAAGATAGTCATTCTGCGTGAAGGGCAGCAGCTCAGGGAGGGGGGCCACCAGAGAACCTTGGGGGCTTCTAGCTTCTTGCAGGAAGCGGGAGGATTGGAGGAAGGTCTTGTATCCCTGTGGGCAGTGAGGTGGGAGATAGCCTGGGACCCAGGGAGTGTGACTCCACAGCCGACTCTCTCCCTCCACAGGATGCCGCTGAGGCTGGAGCCAGGTCTGGCTATCGTGGCCGCCGCTCCCCTCACACCCCCCACGAACGCTTTGAGGGGCTCACAGTGCTCAAGGCTGCACAGGTGAGAGGAAGCCCCCCTGCCCTGGTCTGAAGCCCAGAACCGGAGAAGAGGGTACGCAGGAGGCTGGGAACCCGGGCCTGGGCCTCTCCTGTGGAAGGGCTCTCCGGAGACCGAGAGTACCGGAGTCCTCTGCctagagttgggggtggggtaggcGTTCTGAGACGTAGGGACCTGGGTTATGGTCACAGAGCCAATGGAAGGGGCAGTTTGGGCTGATGACAGAGCCGGTTGCTGAGACTCCAAACCCGTGGGTGGAGAGCAATGGAAGTAGGGCAGGGGCTGGGTCTGGGCTGTCCTTCCATGGTCCCCTCCTTTCCCGCCCTTCCTTTCTCCGCTTGCAGCTGGCCCGGGCCGGGGCCGTGGGCAGTCAGGGGGCTAAGCTGCTTCTGGAGGTGAGCGAGCGCGTCCGGACGTTGACACAGGCCTACTTTTCCCCGGAGCGGCCCCTGCATCTTTCCTTCACCCACCTGGTGTGCCGGAGTGCCATAGAAGGTAATCGCCAGGGACCCCAGCTGTTCCTCCCCAACCTCGAGCCCCTGTTGGGCACTGCACACCCTCAGCAGCCCCCGCACTCTGTGGGTTTTCTGACTCCCCTGCCCCGGTGAGGGCCTGGCTGCTCGGCCCGGCAGTGATCCCCCGAAGCCTCAGGGTGGGTGTGGATGGCAGTGGATGGGCCCCGGGGGTGTTCACGAGGCCCCTTTGCTTCCCAGGAGAGCAAGAGCAGCGCATGGACCTGAGTCACCCGGTGCACGCAGACAATTGCGTGCTGGACCCCGACACTGGGGAGTGCTGGAGGGAGCCCCCGGCCTACACCTATCGTGACTACAGGtgggcgccccccacccccaggggtcAGGCAGGCGGGCCTGGGTTGGGGGTCTCACTGCCTgctgtctccttccctttccagtGGGCTCCTCTACCTCAATGATGACTTCCATGGTGGGGACCTGTTCTTCACAGAGCCT
This window contains:
- the P3H3 gene encoding prolyl 3-hydroxylase 3 → MLRLLRLLLLLLLLPPPGSPEPPGLARLSPGAPPQAPDLLYADGLRAYAAGAWAPAVALLREALRSQAALGRARRDCGARCAAEPGAALPAVLLDAPDSGPGPAQGAWERLLLRAALRRAECLTQCGVQRLGPGGAARLRVGSALRDAFRRREPYNYLQRAYYQLKKLDLAAAAAHTFFVANPTHLQMREDMAKYRRMSRVRPQSFRDLETPPYWAAYDDGLELLGRQEAGLALPRLEEALQESLAQVESCRAGCEGPEEQQREEEEVEGTGGQGGLYETIAGHWIRVLQCRQRCVGDTATRPGRSFPVPDFLPGQLRRLHEAHAQVGNLSQAMENVLSVLLFYPEDEAAKKALNQYQAQLGEPRPGLGPREDIRQFILRSLGEKRQLYYAMEHLGTSFKDPDSWTPAAVIPEALREKLREDQEKRPWDHEPPQPKPLTHWKDVLLLEGVTLTQDARQLNGSERAVLDGLLTPAECGLLLQLAKDAAEAGARSGYRGRRSPHTPHERFEGLTVLKAAQLARAGAVGSQGAKLLLEVSERVRTLTQAYFSPERPLHLSFTHLVCRSAIEGEQEQRMDLSHPVHADNCVLDPDTGECWREPPAYTYRDYSGLLYLNDDFHGGDLFFTEPNALTVTAQVRPRCGRLVAFSSGGENPHGVWAVTRGRRCALALWHTWAPEHREQEWTEAKELLKEPEEEEEEEEEEEETPSRDPSPEPPSRRLQRVQDRVGKPPRVREEL